Proteins co-encoded in one Siniperca chuatsi isolate FFG_IHB_CAS linkage group LG11, ASM2008510v1, whole genome shotgun sequence genomic window:
- the pax2a gene encoding paired box protein Pax-2a isoform X10, with the protein MDIHCKADPFSAMHLSHAGHGGVNQLGGVFVNGRPLPDVVRQRIVELAHQGVRPCDISRQLRVSHGCVSKILGSYQKAFQRYYETGSIKPGVIGGSKPKVATPKVVDKIAEYKRQNPTMFAWEIRDRLLAEAVCDNDTVPSVSSINRIIRTKVQQPFHPSPDGSVTPLSTPGHTIVPSTASPPVTSASNDPVGSYSINGILGIPRSNGEKRKRDDVLWSGNHLDGRKIGHYGSDGSGPGSDSQGSVESLRKHLRADAFTQQQLEALDRVFERPAYPDVFPTSEHIKPEQANEYSLPSLNTGLEDVKPSLSTSASSDLASSVSQSYSVVTGRDMASTTLPGYPPHVPPTGQGSYPTSTLAGMVPGGDFSGNPYSHPQYTTYNEAWRFSNPALLMPHPVAPHLPLLPLPTTATSYHGDQLKLQDQGFGLHIVPV; encoded by the exons ATGGATATTCACTGCAAAGCGGACCCCTTCTCGGCGATGCACC tgtccCACGCAGGGCACGGCGGTGTGAACCAGCTCGGCGGGGTGTTTGTGAACGGCAGACCCCTCCCAGACGTGGTGAGGCAGCGGATCGTGGAGCTGGCCCACCAGGGCGTCCGGCCCTGCGACATTTCCAGACAGCTACGGGTCAGTCACGGCTGTGTCAGCAAAATCCTCGGCAG ctaTCAGAAGGCATTTCAGAG GTACTATGAAACCGGCAGTATTAAACCCGGAGTCATTGGAGGCTCCAAACCAAAGGTTGCAACTCCGAAAGTGGTGGATAAAATTGCTGAATACAAGCGCCAGAATCCAACCATGTTCGCTTGGGAGATAAGGGACCGACTACTGGCTGAGGCCGTCTGCGACAACGACACTGTCCCCAGCGTTTCATCCATCAACAG GATTATCCGCACCAAAGTCCAGCAGCCATTCCACCCGTCCCCGGACGGATCTGTTACGCCGCTCTCCACGCCCGGCCACACCATAG TGCCCAGCACAGCCTCGCCCCCTGTGACCAGCGCCTCCAACGATCCCGTAGGATCCTACTCCATCAACGGCATCCTGGGTATCCCCCGCTCCAACGGCGAGAAAAGGAAACGAGATGATG tTCTCTGGAGTGGCAACCACTTGGATGGAAGGAAAATAGGACATT ATGGCTCTGATGGTTCAGGCCCTGGCAGCGACTCTCAGGGCAGCGTGGAGAGTTTAAGGAAGCACCTGAGAGCAGACGCCTTCAcccagcagcagctggaggccCTGGACCGTGTGTTTGAACGTCCTGCTTACCCTGATGTCTTCCCCACTTCAGAACACATCAAACCTgaacag GCGAATGAGTACTCACTCCCATCCCTGAACACTGGCCTGGAAGACGTGAAGCCGAGCCTTTCCACCAGCGCCAGCTCTGACCTCGCCTCCAGTGTCTCCCAGAGCTACTCTGTTGTGACAG GTCGAGACATGGCCAGTACCACCTTACCTGGCTACCCACCTCATGTCCCCCCCACAGGACAAGGCAGCTACCCCACCTCCACACTTGCTGGAATGGTTCCTG GAGGGGACTTTTCTGGAAACCCTTACTCTCATCCACAATACACCACTTACAACGAAGCATGGCGGTTCAGCAATCCAGCATTACTAA TGCCGCATCCCGTGGCTCCGCACCTcccactgctgccactgcctACGACCGCCACTAGTTACCATGGAGACCAGCTCAAACTGCAGGACCAGGGCTTTGGCCTCCATATTGTCCCTGTCTGA
- the pax2a gene encoding paired box protein Pax-2a isoform X17, translated as MDIHCKADPFSAMHRHGGVNQLGGVFVNGRPLPDVVRQRIVELAHQGVRPCDISRQLRVSHGCVSKILGRYYETGSIKPGVIGGSKPKVATPKVVDKIAEYKRQNPTMFAWEIRDRLLAEAVCDNDTVPSVSSINRIIRTKVQQPFHPSPDGSVTPLSTPGHTIVPSTASPPVTSASNDPVGSYSINGILGIPRSNGEKRKRDDDGSDGSGPGSDSQGSVESLRKHLRADAFTQQQLEALDRVFERPAYPDVFPTSEHIKPEQANEYSLPSLNTGLEDVKPSLSTSASSDLASSVSQSYSVVTGRDMASTTLPGYPPHVPPTGQGSYPTSTLAGMVPGGDFSGNPYSHPQYTTYNEAWRFSNPALLMPHPVAPHLPLLPLPTTATSYHGDQLKLQDQGFGLHIVPV; from the exons ATGGATATTCACTGCAAAGCGGACCCCTTCTCGGCGATGCACC GGCACGGCGGTGTGAACCAGCTCGGCGGGGTGTTTGTGAACGGCAGACCCCTCCCAGACGTGGTGAGGCAGCGGATCGTGGAGCTGGCCCACCAGGGCGTCCGGCCCTGCGACATTTCCAGACAGCTACGGGTCAGTCACGGCTGTGTCAGCAAAATCCTCGGCAG GTACTATGAAACCGGCAGTATTAAACCCGGAGTCATTGGAGGCTCCAAACCAAAGGTTGCAACTCCGAAAGTGGTGGATAAAATTGCTGAATACAAGCGCCAGAATCCAACCATGTTCGCTTGGGAGATAAGGGACCGACTACTGGCTGAGGCCGTCTGCGACAACGACACTGTCCCCAGCGTTTCATCCATCAACAG GATTATCCGCACCAAAGTCCAGCAGCCATTCCACCCGTCCCCGGACGGATCTGTTACGCCGCTCTCCACGCCCGGCCACACCATAG TGCCCAGCACAGCCTCGCCCCCTGTGACCAGCGCCTCCAACGATCCCGTAGGATCCTACTCCATCAACGGCATCCTGGGTATCCCCCGCTCCAACGGCGAGAAAAGGAAACGAGATGATG ATGGCTCTGATGGTTCAGGCCCTGGCAGCGACTCTCAGGGCAGCGTGGAGAGTTTAAGGAAGCACCTGAGAGCAGACGCCTTCAcccagcagcagctggaggccCTGGACCGTGTGTTTGAACGTCCTGCTTACCCTGATGTCTTCCCCACTTCAGAACACATCAAACCTgaacag GCGAATGAGTACTCACTCCCATCCCTGAACACTGGCCTGGAAGACGTGAAGCCGAGCCTTTCCACCAGCGCCAGCTCTGACCTCGCCTCCAGTGTCTCCCAGAGCTACTCTGTTGTGACAG GTCGAGACATGGCCAGTACCACCTTACCTGGCTACCCACCTCATGTCCCCCCCACAGGACAAGGCAGCTACCCCACCTCCACACTTGCTGGAATGGTTCCTG GAGGGGACTTTTCTGGAAACCCTTACTCTCATCCACAATACACCACTTACAACGAAGCATGGCGGTTCAGCAATCCAGCATTACTAA TGCCGCATCCCGTGGCTCCGCACCTcccactgctgccactgcctACGACCGCCACTAGTTACCATGGAGACCAGCTCAAACTGCAGGACCAGGGCTTTGGCCTCCATATTGTCCCTGTCTGA
- the pax2a gene encoding paired box protein Pax-2a isoform X15 — MDIHCKADPFSAMHLSHAGHGGVNQLGGVFVNGRPLPDVVRQRIVELAHQGVRPCDISRQLRVSHGCVSKILGRYYETGSIKPGVIGGSKPKVATPKVVDKIAEYKRQNPTMFAWEIRDRLLAEAVCDNDTVPSVSSINRIIRTKVQQPFHPSPDGSVTPLSTPGHTIVPSTASPPVTSASNDPVGSYSINGILGIPRSNGEKRKRDDDGSDGSGPGSDSQGSVESLRKHLRADAFTQQQLEALDRVFERPAYPDVFPTSEHIKPEQANEYSLPSLNTGLEDVKPSLSTSASSDLASSVSQSYSVVTGRDMASTTLPGYPPHVPPTGQGSYPTSTLAGMVPGGDFSGNPYSHPQYTTYNEAWRFSNPALLMPHPVAPHLPLLPLPTTATSYHGDQLKLQDQGFGLHIVPV, encoded by the exons ATGGATATTCACTGCAAAGCGGACCCCTTCTCGGCGATGCACC tgtccCACGCAGGGCACGGCGGTGTGAACCAGCTCGGCGGGGTGTTTGTGAACGGCAGACCCCTCCCAGACGTGGTGAGGCAGCGGATCGTGGAGCTGGCCCACCAGGGCGTCCGGCCCTGCGACATTTCCAGACAGCTACGGGTCAGTCACGGCTGTGTCAGCAAAATCCTCGGCAG GTACTATGAAACCGGCAGTATTAAACCCGGAGTCATTGGAGGCTCCAAACCAAAGGTTGCAACTCCGAAAGTGGTGGATAAAATTGCTGAATACAAGCGCCAGAATCCAACCATGTTCGCTTGGGAGATAAGGGACCGACTACTGGCTGAGGCCGTCTGCGACAACGACACTGTCCCCAGCGTTTCATCCATCAACAG GATTATCCGCACCAAAGTCCAGCAGCCATTCCACCCGTCCCCGGACGGATCTGTTACGCCGCTCTCCACGCCCGGCCACACCATAG TGCCCAGCACAGCCTCGCCCCCTGTGACCAGCGCCTCCAACGATCCCGTAGGATCCTACTCCATCAACGGCATCCTGGGTATCCCCCGCTCCAACGGCGAGAAAAGGAAACGAGATGATG ATGGCTCTGATGGTTCAGGCCCTGGCAGCGACTCTCAGGGCAGCGTGGAGAGTTTAAGGAAGCACCTGAGAGCAGACGCCTTCAcccagcagcagctggaggccCTGGACCGTGTGTTTGAACGTCCTGCTTACCCTGATGTCTTCCCCACTTCAGAACACATCAAACCTgaacag GCGAATGAGTACTCACTCCCATCCCTGAACACTGGCCTGGAAGACGTGAAGCCGAGCCTTTCCACCAGCGCCAGCTCTGACCTCGCCTCCAGTGTCTCCCAGAGCTACTCTGTTGTGACAG GTCGAGACATGGCCAGTACCACCTTACCTGGCTACCCACCTCATGTCCCCCCCACAGGACAAGGCAGCTACCCCACCTCCACACTTGCTGGAATGGTTCCTG GAGGGGACTTTTCTGGAAACCCTTACTCTCATCCACAATACACCACTTACAACGAAGCATGGCGGTTCAGCAATCCAGCATTACTAA TGCCGCATCCCGTGGCTCCGCACCTcccactgctgccactgcctACGACCGCCACTAGTTACCATGGAGACCAGCTCAAACTGCAGGACCAGGGCTTTGGCCTCCATATTGTCCCTGTCTGA
- the pax2a gene encoding paired box protein Pax-2a isoform X13, translating to MDIHCKADPFSAMHRHGGVNQLGGVFVNGRPLPDVVRQRIVELAHQGVRPCDISRQLRVSHGCVSKILGRYYETGSIKPGVIGGSKPKVATPKVVDKIAEYKRQNPTMFAWEIRDRLLAEAVCDNDTVPSVSSINRIIRTKVQQPFHPSPDGSVTPLSTPGHTIVPSTASPPVTSASNDPVGSYSINGILGIPRSNGEKRKRDDVLWSGNHLDGRKIGHYGSDGSGPGSDSQGSVESLRKHLRADAFTQQQLEALDRVFERPAYPDVFPTSEHIKPEQANEYSLPSLNTGLEDVKPSLSTSASSDLASSVSQSYSVVTGRDMASTTLPGYPPHVPPTGQGSYPTSTLAGMVPGGDFSGNPYSHPQYTTYNEAWRFSNPALLMPHPVAPHLPLLPLPTTATSYHGDQLKLQDQGFGLHIVPV from the exons ATGGATATTCACTGCAAAGCGGACCCCTTCTCGGCGATGCACC GGCACGGCGGTGTGAACCAGCTCGGCGGGGTGTTTGTGAACGGCAGACCCCTCCCAGACGTGGTGAGGCAGCGGATCGTGGAGCTGGCCCACCAGGGCGTCCGGCCCTGCGACATTTCCAGACAGCTACGGGTCAGTCACGGCTGTGTCAGCAAAATCCTCGGCAG GTACTATGAAACCGGCAGTATTAAACCCGGAGTCATTGGAGGCTCCAAACCAAAGGTTGCAACTCCGAAAGTGGTGGATAAAATTGCTGAATACAAGCGCCAGAATCCAACCATGTTCGCTTGGGAGATAAGGGACCGACTACTGGCTGAGGCCGTCTGCGACAACGACACTGTCCCCAGCGTTTCATCCATCAACAG GATTATCCGCACCAAAGTCCAGCAGCCATTCCACCCGTCCCCGGACGGATCTGTTACGCCGCTCTCCACGCCCGGCCACACCATAG TGCCCAGCACAGCCTCGCCCCCTGTGACCAGCGCCTCCAACGATCCCGTAGGATCCTACTCCATCAACGGCATCCTGGGTATCCCCCGCTCCAACGGCGAGAAAAGGAAACGAGATGATG tTCTCTGGAGTGGCAACCACTTGGATGGAAGGAAAATAGGACATT ATGGCTCTGATGGTTCAGGCCCTGGCAGCGACTCTCAGGGCAGCGTGGAGAGTTTAAGGAAGCACCTGAGAGCAGACGCCTTCAcccagcagcagctggaggccCTGGACCGTGTGTTTGAACGTCCTGCTTACCCTGATGTCTTCCCCACTTCAGAACACATCAAACCTgaacag GCGAATGAGTACTCACTCCCATCCCTGAACACTGGCCTGGAAGACGTGAAGCCGAGCCTTTCCACCAGCGCCAGCTCTGACCTCGCCTCCAGTGTCTCCCAGAGCTACTCTGTTGTGACAG GTCGAGACATGGCCAGTACCACCTTACCTGGCTACCCACCTCATGTCCCCCCCACAGGACAAGGCAGCTACCCCACCTCCACACTTGCTGGAATGGTTCCTG GAGGGGACTTTTCTGGAAACCCTTACTCTCATCCACAATACACCACTTACAACGAAGCATGGCGGTTCAGCAATCCAGCATTACTAA TGCCGCATCCCGTGGCTCCGCACCTcccactgctgccactgcctACGACCGCCACTAGTTACCATGGAGACCAGCTCAAACTGCAGGACCAGGGCTTTGGCCTCCATATTGTCCCTGTCTGA
- the pax2a gene encoding paired box protein Pax-2a isoform X11, which yields MDIHCKADPFSAMHRHGGVNQLGGVFVNGRPLPDVVRQRIVELAHQGVRPCDISRQLRVSHGCVSKILGSYQKAFQRYYETGSIKPGVIGGSKPKVATPKVVDKIAEYKRQNPTMFAWEIRDRLLAEAVCDNDTVPSVSSINRIIRTKVQQPFHPSPDGSVTPLSTPGHTIVPSTASPPVTSASNDPVGSYSINGILGIPRSNGEKRKRDDVLWSGNHLDGRKIGHYGSDGSGPGSDSQGSVESLRKHLRADAFTQQQLEALDRVFERPAYPDVFPTSEHIKPEQANEYSLPSLNTGLEDVKPSLSTSASSDLASSVSQSYSVVTGRDMASTTLPGYPPHVPPTGQGSYPTSTLAGMVPGGDFSGNPYSHPQYTTYNEAWRFSNPALLMPHPVAPHLPLLPLPTTATSYHGDQLKLQDQGFGLHIVPV from the exons ATGGATATTCACTGCAAAGCGGACCCCTTCTCGGCGATGCACC GGCACGGCGGTGTGAACCAGCTCGGCGGGGTGTTTGTGAACGGCAGACCCCTCCCAGACGTGGTGAGGCAGCGGATCGTGGAGCTGGCCCACCAGGGCGTCCGGCCCTGCGACATTTCCAGACAGCTACGGGTCAGTCACGGCTGTGTCAGCAAAATCCTCGGCAG ctaTCAGAAGGCATTTCAGAG GTACTATGAAACCGGCAGTATTAAACCCGGAGTCATTGGAGGCTCCAAACCAAAGGTTGCAACTCCGAAAGTGGTGGATAAAATTGCTGAATACAAGCGCCAGAATCCAACCATGTTCGCTTGGGAGATAAGGGACCGACTACTGGCTGAGGCCGTCTGCGACAACGACACTGTCCCCAGCGTTTCATCCATCAACAG GATTATCCGCACCAAAGTCCAGCAGCCATTCCACCCGTCCCCGGACGGATCTGTTACGCCGCTCTCCACGCCCGGCCACACCATAG TGCCCAGCACAGCCTCGCCCCCTGTGACCAGCGCCTCCAACGATCCCGTAGGATCCTACTCCATCAACGGCATCCTGGGTATCCCCCGCTCCAACGGCGAGAAAAGGAAACGAGATGATG tTCTCTGGAGTGGCAACCACTTGGATGGAAGGAAAATAGGACATT ATGGCTCTGATGGTTCAGGCCCTGGCAGCGACTCTCAGGGCAGCGTGGAGAGTTTAAGGAAGCACCTGAGAGCAGACGCCTTCAcccagcagcagctggaggccCTGGACCGTGTGTTTGAACGTCCTGCTTACCCTGATGTCTTCCCCACTTCAGAACACATCAAACCTgaacag GCGAATGAGTACTCACTCCCATCCCTGAACACTGGCCTGGAAGACGTGAAGCCGAGCCTTTCCACCAGCGCCAGCTCTGACCTCGCCTCCAGTGTCTCCCAGAGCTACTCTGTTGTGACAG GTCGAGACATGGCCAGTACCACCTTACCTGGCTACCCACCTCATGTCCCCCCCACAGGACAAGGCAGCTACCCCACCTCCACACTTGCTGGAATGGTTCCTG GAGGGGACTTTTCTGGAAACCCTTACTCTCATCCACAATACACCACTTACAACGAAGCATGGCGGTTCAGCAATCCAGCATTACTAA TGCCGCATCCCGTGGCTCCGCACCTcccactgctgccactgcctACGACCGCCACTAGTTACCATGGAGACCAGCTCAAACTGCAGGACCAGGGCTTTGGCCTCCATATTGTCCCTGTCTGA
- the pax2a gene encoding paired box protein Pax-2a isoform X20: MFAWEIRDRLLAEAVCDNDTVPSVSSINRIIRTKVQQPFHPSPDGSVTPLSTPGHTIVPSTASPPVTSASNDPVGSYSINGILGIPRSNGEKRKRDDVLWSGNHLDGRKIGHYGSDGSGPGSDSQGSVESLRKHLRADAFTQQQLEALDRVFERPAYPDVFPTSEHIKPEQANEYSLPSLNTGLEDVKPSLSTSASSDLASSVSQSYSVVTDSHSSYPPSMCVKREPHEASFAPFTPSSFGDSALADILPHQSSLSVDASTPSYSAHAHGHCYSQYASQPFIAGRDMASTTLPGYPPHVPPTGQGSYPTSTLAGMVPGGDFSGNPYSHPQYTTYNEAWRFSNPALLMPHPVAPHLPLLPLPTTATSYHGDQLKLQDQGFGLHIVPV; encoded by the exons ATGTTCGCTTGGGAGATAAGGGACCGACTACTGGCTGAGGCCGTCTGCGACAACGACACTGTCCCCAGCGTTTCATCCATCAACAG GATTATCCGCACCAAAGTCCAGCAGCCATTCCACCCGTCCCCGGACGGATCTGTTACGCCGCTCTCCACGCCCGGCCACACCATAG TGCCCAGCACAGCCTCGCCCCCTGTGACCAGCGCCTCCAACGATCCCGTAGGATCCTACTCCATCAACGGCATCCTGGGTATCCCCCGCTCCAACGGCGAGAAAAGGAAACGAGATGATG tTCTCTGGAGTGGCAACCACTTGGATGGAAGGAAAATAGGACATT ATGGCTCTGATGGTTCAGGCCCTGGCAGCGACTCTCAGGGCAGCGTGGAGAGTTTAAGGAAGCACCTGAGAGCAGACGCCTTCAcccagcagcagctggaggccCTGGACCGTGTGTTTGAACGTCCTGCTTACCCTGATGTCTTCCCCACTTCAGAACACATCAAACCTgaacag GCGAATGAGTACTCACTCCCATCCCTGAACACTGGCCTGGAAGACGTGAAGCCGAGCCTTTCCACCAGCGCCAGCTCTGACCTCGCCTCCAGTGTCTCCCAGAGCTACTCTGTTGTGACAG ACTCTCACTCTTCATATCCACCTTCCATGTGTGTAAAGCGGGAGCCCCATGAGGCATCCTTTGCCCCCTTCACCCCCTCCTCTTTTGGGGACTCTGCTCTAGCTGACATCTTGCCCCACCAGTCCAGCCTCTCTGTAGATGCCTCTACTCCCAGCTACTCTGCCCATGCCCACGGCCATTGCTACAGCCAGTATGCCAGCCAGCCCTTTATAGCAG GTCGAGACATGGCCAGTACCACCTTACCTGGCTACCCACCTCATGTCCCCCCCACAGGACAAGGCAGCTACCCCACCTCCACACTTGCTGGAATGGTTCCTG GAGGGGACTTTTCTGGAAACCCTTACTCTCATCCACAATACACCACTTACAACGAAGCATGGCGGTTCAGCAATCCAGCATTACTAA TGCCGCATCCCGTGGCTCCGCACCTcccactgctgccactgcctACGACCGCCACTAGTTACCATGGAGACCAGCTCAAACTGCAGGACCAGGGCTTTGGCCTCCATATTGTCCCTGTCTGA